One window of the Eschrichtius robustus isolate mEscRob2 chromosome 13, mEscRob2.pri, whole genome shotgun sequence genome contains the following:
- the WASHC1 gene encoding WASH complex subunit 1 isoform X1, whose product MTPTGTRRPLADQTYAVPLIQPDLRREEAIQQVADALQHLQKVSGDIFSRISQRVELSRSQLQAIGERVSLAQAKIEKIKGSKKAIKVFSSAKYPAPERLQEYSSIFTGAQDPGLQRRARHRVQSKHRPLDELALQEKLKYFPVCVSTKPEPEDEAEEGLGGLPSNISSVSSLLLFNTTENLYKKYVFLDPLAGAVTKTHVMLGAETEEKLFDAPLSISKREQLERQVPENYFYVPDLGQVPEIDVPSYLPDLPGVADDLMYSADLGPGIAPSAPGTIPELPAFHTEVAEPFKPEDGVLAVPPPPPPPPPPAPALLVSALPPPPPAQTVAPLGQPAREDDSGGASPSVQGAPKEVVEPSSGRATLLESIRQAGGIGKAKLRSVKERKLEKKKQKQQEQVRATSQGGDLMSDLFNKLAMRRKGISGKGPGPGASEGPGGAFARMSDSIPPLPPLQPAPGEEDEDDWES is encoded by the exons ATGACCCCCACGGGGACCCGGCGTCCACTGGCCGATCAGACCTACGCGGTGCCCCTCATACAGCCAGACCTGCGGCGAGAGGAGGCCATCCAGCAGGTGGCGGATGCCCTGCAGCACCTACAGAAGGTCTCCGGAGACATCTTCAGCAG GATCTCCCAGCGAGTAGAGCTCAGCCGGAGCCAGCTGCAGGCCATTGGGGAGAGGGTCTCCTTGGCCCAGGCCAAGATTGAGAAGATCAAGGGCAGCAAGAAAGCCATCAAG GTGTTCTCCAGTGCCAAGTACCCTGCTCCGGAGCGCCTGCAGGAGTACAGCTCCATCTTCACGGGGGCCCAGGACCCTGGCCTGCAGAGGCGTGCCCGCCACAGGGTCCAGAGCAAGCACCGTCCCCTGGACGAGCTAGCCCTACAG GAGAAGCTGAAGTACTTCCCCGTGTGTGTGAGCACCAAGCCGGAGCCTGAGGATGAGgccgaggaggggctggggggtctCCCCAGCAACATCAGCTCTGTCAGCTCCTTGCTGCTCTTCAACACCACGGAGAACCT GTACAAAAAGTATGTCTTCCTGGACCCCCTGGCTGGTGCCGTAACAAAGACCCATGTGATGCTGGGGGCGGAGACGGAGGAGAAGCTGTTCGATGCGCCGTTGTCCATCAGCAAGAGAGAGCAGCTGGAGCGGCAG GTCCCAGAGAACTACTTCTATGTGCCCGACCTGGGCCAAGTGCCTGAGATCGATGTGCCGTCCTACCTGCCCGACCTGCCGGGCGTGGCCGACGACCTCATGTACAGTGCGGATCTAGGCCCCGGCATTGCCCCGTCGGCCCCTGGCACCATTCCAGAGCTGCCTGCCTTCCACACGGAGGTGGCTGAGCCTTTCAAGCCCG AAGATGGGGTGCTGGCAGtacccccgccgccgccgccgccgccgccgccagctcCGGCCCTGCTGGTCAGCGCCCTCCCACCTCCGCCCCCAGCCCAGACCGTGGCCCCGCTGGGCCAGCCAGCCAGGGAGGATGACAGCGGTGGCGCGTCTCCTTCAG TCCAGGGAGCGCCCAAGGAAGTGGTTGAGCCCTCCAGTGGCCGGGCCACTCTGCTGGAGTCCATCCGCCAGGCCGGGGGCATCGGCAAGGCCAAGCTCCGCAGCGTCAAGGAGCGCAAGCTGGAGAAGAAGAAGCAGAAGCAGCAGGAGCAAG TGAGAGCCACCAGCCAAGGTGGAGACCTGATGTCGGATCTCTTCAACAAGCTGGCCATGAGGCGCAAAG GTATCTCCGGGAAAGGACCCGGGCCGGGGGCCAGCGAGGGGCCGGGAGGGGCCTTTGCCCGCATGTCGGACTCCATCCCGCCTCTGCCGCCCCTGCAGCCGGCCCCGGGCGAGGAGGACGAGGACGACTGGGAGTCCTAG
- the WASHC1 gene encoding WASH complex subunit 1 isoform X2 has product MTPTGTRRPLADQTYAVPLIQPDLRREEAIQQVADALQHLQKVSGDIFSRISQRVELSRSQLQAIGERVSLAQAKIEKIKGSKKAIKVFSSAKYPAPERLQEYSSIFTGAQDPGLQRRARHRVQSKHRPLDELALQEKLKYFPVCVSTKPEPEDEAEEGLGGLPSNISSVSSLLLFNTTENLYKKYVFLDPLAGAVTKTHVMLGAETEEKLFDAPLSISKREQLERQVPENYFYVPDLGQVPEIDVPSYLPDLPGVADDLMYSADLGPGIAPSAPGTIPELPAFHTEVAEPFKPDGVLAVPPPPPPPPPPAPALLVSALPPPPPAQTVAPLGQPAREDDSGGASPSVQGAPKEVVEPSSGRATLLESIRQAGGIGKAKLRSVKERKLEKKKQKQQEQVRATSQGGDLMSDLFNKLAMRRKGISGKGPGPGASEGPGGAFARMSDSIPPLPPLQPAPGEEDEDDWES; this is encoded by the exons ATGACCCCCACGGGGACCCGGCGTCCACTGGCCGATCAGACCTACGCGGTGCCCCTCATACAGCCAGACCTGCGGCGAGAGGAGGCCATCCAGCAGGTGGCGGATGCCCTGCAGCACCTACAGAAGGTCTCCGGAGACATCTTCAGCAG GATCTCCCAGCGAGTAGAGCTCAGCCGGAGCCAGCTGCAGGCCATTGGGGAGAGGGTCTCCTTGGCCCAGGCCAAGATTGAGAAGATCAAGGGCAGCAAGAAAGCCATCAAG GTGTTCTCCAGTGCCAAGTACCCTGCTCCGGAGCGCCTGCAGGAGTACAGCTCCATCTTCACGGGGGCCCAGGACCCTGGCCTGCAGAGGCGTGCCCGCCACAGGGTCCAGAGCAAGCACCGTCCCCTGGACGAGCTAGCCCTACAG GAGAAGCTGAAGTACTTCCCCGTGTGTGTGAGCACCAAGCCGGAGCCTGAGGATGAGgccgaggaggggctggggggtctCCCCAGCAACATCAGCTCTGTCAGCTCCTTGCTGCTCTTCAACACCACGGAGAACCT GTACAAAAAGTATGTCTTCCTGGACCCCCTGGCTGGTGCCGTAACAAAGACCCATGTGATGCTGGGGGCGGAGACGGAGGAGAAGCTGTTCGATGCGCCGTTGTCCATCAGCAAGAGAGAGCAGCTGGAGCGGCAG GTCCCAGAGAACTACTTCTATGTGCCCGACCTGGGCCAAGTGCCTGAGATCGATGTGCCGTCCTACCTGCCCGACCTGCCGGGCGTGGCCGACGACCTCATGTACAGTGCGGATCTAGGCCCCGGCATTGCCCCGTCGGCCCCTGGCACCATTCCAGAGCTGCCTGCCTTCCACACGGAGGTGGCTGAGCCTTTCAAGCCCG ATGGGGTGCTGGCAGtacccccgccgccgccgccgccgccgccgccagctcCGGCCCTGCTGGTCAGCGCCCTCCCACCTCCGCCCCCAGCCCAGACCGTGGCCCCGCTGGGCCAGCCAGCCAGGGAGGATGACAGCGGTGGCGCGTCTCCTTCAG TCCAGGGAGCGCCCAAGGAAGTGGTTGAGCCCTCCAGTGGCCGGGCCACTCTGCTGGAGTCCATCCGCCAGGCCGGGGGCATCGGCAAGGCCAAGCTCCGCAGCGTCAAGGAGCGCAAGCTGGAGAAGAAGAAGCAGAAGCAGCAGGAGCAAG TGAGAGCCACCAGCCAAGGTGGAGACCTGATGTCGGATCTCTTCAACAAGCTGGCCATGAGGCGCAAAG GTATCTCCGGGAAAGGACCCGGGCCGGGGGCCAGCGAGGGGCCGGGAGGGGCCTTTGCCCGCATGTCGGACTCCATCCCGCCTCTGCCGCCCCTGCAGCCGGCCCCGGGCGAGGAGGACGAGGACGACTGGGAGTCCTAG